TTATTTCGAACAATAATCTAATTAAAACTTGGAGTGTGTGCTAAATTTGATCTCAGCATAATGGCTGAAACAACGGAAAATATTTTCCTGTTTGTTCCCAACATAATCGGTAAGTAAATATGTTTTGCCCGTACTTTACATACAAATGACCTAATTTCcattatattaattgaattgTCATTACAGGTTTCGCAAGGGTCGTTCTGGCTATTATATCTTTCTATATAATGCGTACGCACTGCATATTGGCGTGTTTATGTTATATTACTTCGGCCTTGCTCGACGCATTTGATGGTCATGCCGCCAGAATGTTTAATCAAAGTAAGTATAGCAAgagatttgaaaataatcaaagTAAATGAGAATGAGATTAGAAAGGTATTAACTAATCTAATTATGCTTACGTTACTCTGTTACTTCGTCAGCTTGTTTGTGAATTTCTGAAATGCGGCGACAATTTTCAATGCGGATTTTTAGATATTGATACTTTTATAGTCCTCAATAGCCATCGCCAAGAGATCAAGATCAAAGCCTTTATAGGACTTCTACACACATCTAATTTTCAATTCCCATTAAAATGATGAATGATCTGTTTTTGAACAGTAATAATTCAAGCGTCATGAATGTGCAAAACCATAGCCTTAGCAAGCACTTAGCCAAGGCATGGTAGGAACATATTTTACTGTGTGATCTGATTAAATCAAGTTCCAGAATTTTATAGAATACAATTTGccaaagaaatatatatttttttaattaattaaccttGCTAACTTTGCActcatatataatataatcagcacagattaaattttttggtctttataataataatttttattttaggcacCAAGTTTGGAGCGATGTTGGATCAACTTACCGACCGTGCTGGCACCGCAGGCCTCATGATGACACTCGCAACATTCTATCCAGAATACACTTTTTGGCTCCAACTGTCCATGGTCATTGATATAACTTGCCACTGGCTATACTTGCATACCTCTACATTGCAAGGGAAAACGTCGCACAAGTTTATCGACATGTCAGAGAATCCTATAATGCACTTGTATTACACTAACAAGAATGTCCTTTTCGCTATGTGCGCTGGCAATGAAGCATTCTATACTGCTCTGTATGTTGCATACTTCTATAAAGGACCTGCAGGTGAGTCTCGaagttataattttaactatgaaagattctatctaactttggaagcctcaatagctcaacggtaagagcggtctgactcatcaccgaagggtgttggttcgatccccgccctgttggtctattgttgtacccactcctagcacagtctttcccgactagttggaggggaatgggaatattggtcatattataaaaaaatatggcaaatattctttttaaaaaaaaaaactcatagtTATAAGACTAGTTCACTACATTcataatttattagttatttatagagatattaaaaaaaagaagaaaacatTCTGGGTTTAAATAATTTGAgtttgaaccaattttaatgggactttgactggaagatagaggaggtaaTAGTGCAACAtctaagctactttttatcctgaaaaatgCATGATTTCTGctgtatttgtgaaaaacaggaTTCCACACGTACAAAGTCACAGGCCTCTACTAGTtagttaaagaatttaattatttctaatctgtaattgttataaatttatgTCAATATCACTATCCTTGTATCCAGCAGTGAAAATTTGTTGTATGAAAACAAGAATTGAATTAATCAtcttctatatttaaaaaaaatgtgtctcaaaaagctataatataatagaagtGATAACTAAAACCTGCTGCTGTATGTGTGAGAGTAAGGGAAGCCACACAGATAGACGCTGTAATGCGTTACGTTACAAAGCAGTTTGATCCTCCCACGAAGTTATCTCTGCAAAAGTAATATTTGGTTGCTTTTTAAACTTtcatgttattaaaaaatacatttttgtttccAGTTCTGGGATTAGGACTGTTTGAACTGATTGCATGGATATCAATGCCAGTGGCAGTGGTGAAAGCTGGCATTTCAGTGCTACATGGTATTGTGGCGTCCATTAACCTGTCTATTATTGATGTCAAGGAACGAGCGGCTCTTGCAGAGAAGCAAAAGGAATAAAACTACACAAACAACCATGTTCCTATTTATTTTAGCTTACTTAGTAGTGAACTCGAATGTCTTAGTTGTTTCCAAAAATGCCaaaaatatttccatttttattagtgAGTTTTGTCAATTGATGGTTACAAGGTCCACTTATGACTATTCCACAGTATgcttttgatgttttttttttattattttacattatctaTCACCAACCAGCTTTCAGTGTTGGTTAAATGTCTTGTAGTATAGGGATATTGTGTATTAGTATAAAAACAAGGATGTTTAAGAAAGTTTATTCTAttgatgttaataatatttaagattaCTTAGTCTATTTGGTTTTCGGGAACTATATTTATGCATTTACTTAATCATTAATATTTAGATTTAGCATTAagaattaatgttttatttgtatttccaATAAAGTCATATGTAGGTATTGgttgttttttgtaatttttattggaATCActgaaatgtatattttttatgttgttttaCCGTTTAATTTGTTCTGtgataaattatgtttttgtgAATAAAATCACTAGTCATGAATGTAGGTATAGATGTTTCACTGTTTGTTAGAACTATTGGTtattaatgtatgtattttcattaatattcataTCTAAAACATGATGGTGAATCAATTTATAATAACTGACATGTCAACAAACTTATGTTTTAtaagatattaataaaattattttcttgatGTGAATAAGTCTATCATTTTGCAAACaaatttattacttctttttttttaaatttttaacaatataagtattttatacaaaacattataaaaaaaaatttcaccctcccgctgcgggacatttgagtgtccaagcaaccggtggtcagggctgcagagtgaggaacctcctcataatacgcgccgtctcaagaatcactgccttttgtatccgactcttgatccaacagttaagcgaaagctttttaaggtgttggtcgaagcttttcgctataagaccattgactgaaacaactatcggaacaataatagttgactcaacattccacatggcggtaatctcgtgagcatggtccaagtattttgatactttttccttttcggctttaaccagattatcgtcatgtggaacagtaatatcaacaattattgcacgacgcactgaccgatcgactagcactatatcaggtctattggctacaataaataaataaataattaaataccctGACC
Above is a window of Bicyclus anynana chromosome 8, ilBicAnyn1.1, whole genome shotgun sequence DNA encoding:
- the LOC112048048 gene encoding CDP-diacylglycerol--inositol 3-phosphatidyltransferase; the encoded protein is MAETTENIFLFVPNIIGFARVVLAIISFYIMRTHCILACLCYITSALLDAFDGHAARMFNQSTKFGAMLDQLTDRAGTAGLMMTLATFYPEYTFWLQLSMVIDITCHWLYLHTSTLQGKTSHKFIDMSENPIMHLYYTNKNVLFAMCAGNEAFYTALYVAYFYKGPAVLGLGLFELIAWISMPVAVVKAGISVLHGIVASINLSIIDVKERAALAEKQKE